The Pyxidicoccus sp. MSG2 DNA segment GCCTGCTGGCCGGCACCCGCGTGAGCCGCATCGGCAGCTCGTCCATCACGATTGAACACGCGGTGGCGGGCGAGGAGGACGGCATCCTCTACACCCGGGGCGGCTGCGTCATCGTCACCCTGAAGTACGGCACCCACGAGAAGGTCCCCGTCCCGGCGCCCATCCGCGCCGCCATCGAGGCGCTCGAGGGGCGCTCCTTCGGGCCGTGACGTCCACGGTCCACCGCGTGACGCCTGTGCGTACGAGGGCAGGTGCGCGCCCGGTCATGAGTGGTAGGACACGCCGCAATGAGTGACGCGGTGCTGGGGTTCTACGAGGGGCTGGCGGAGGAGTACCACCTGCTCTTCGCCAACTGGGCGCAGTCGGTGGAGCGGCAGGGCGCCGCGCTGGATGCCCTGCTGCGCCGCTGCGGCGCGCCTCCCCCCCGCCGCGTGCTGGACTGCGCGTGTGGCATCGGCACCCAGGCGCTGGGACTGGCGGCTCGCGGCTACAACGTCCACGCCACCGACTTGAGCCCCGCCGCCGTGGCCCGCGCCGAGCGCGAGGCCCGCGCCATGAATGTCACCCTCACCACCGGCGTGGCGGACATGCGCACGCTGGACACGCAGGTGGCAGGCCTCTTCCCCGTGGTGCTCGCCTTCGACAACGCGGTGCCGCACCTGCTGACGGACGAGGACCTCGACGCGGCCGCGCGCGCCATGGCGGCGAAGCTGACCCCCGGAGGACTGCTGGCGCTGAGCATCCGCGACTACGACACGCTGGTGGCGCAGCAGCCGCGCTTCACCTCGGAGCGCGTGCTCGATGCCCCCGAGGGACGCCGCATCCTCTTCCAGCTCTGGGACTGGTCCGCCGACGGCCGGATGTACACGGTGCACCAGTTCATCCTGCGCCCCGAGGGCAGCGGCTGGCAGACCACCGAGCACACCGGCGTGTACCGCGCCCTCCACCGCGTGGAGTTGGAGCGGGCCCTGACGCGGGCCGGCCTCATGGACACGCGGTGGTACCTGCCCGAGGAGACGGGCTTCTACCAGCCCATCCTCACCGCCCGGAGGCCGTGACCCGGCGGGCCCTGGGCTCGCTGGCGTTCTTGCGGGGAGTCTTCGCCTGCCGGGCCCGCGCCTCGAGGATGCGGGGCAGGCTCTCCTCAATCCAGTCGGTCAGCGCCTCGACGTGTCCGGCGACCTCCTCGCCCAGGGGCGTGAGGGTGTAGTCCACGTGCGGCGGAATCACCGGGTGGACCTCGCGCAGCACGAAGCCGTCCTCCTCCAGCGCATGCAGCGTCTGGGCGAGCATCTTCTCGCTCACCCCGGACACCTTCCGCCGCAGCTCGCTGAAGCGGTGCGTGCCGTCCACCAGGGCGACCAGCACCAGCACGCCCCAGCGACTGGTGACGTGCTCCAGGACGCCACGGGAAGGGCAGTCCGCCGCGTGCACGTCGCCATGCTGCTCCGCCAGCTTCGTCATCATCCGGCTCAGGTGCCGGGGCCCCTTCGTCGTCGCCATGCCAGTAACTTACCTCAAGGTAGGTACTTACGAATAGTTAGTACCGCCGTTACGGTGAGTCTCGCGATTCAACGAAGTGCTCACGCCAGGAGATTCACCCCATGATTCTCGTCACCGCCGCCACCGGGAAGCTCGGTCGTCTCGTCGTCGAGGAGCTGCTCAAGAAGGTCCCCGCCAGCCAGGTCGCCGTCGCTGTGCGCAACCCCGCGAAGGCAGGGGATTTCGCCGCGCGCGGCGTGCAGGTACGACAGGCGGACTACAGCCGGCCGGAGACGCTCGGGCCGGCGCTGGCCGGGGTGGAGAAGGTGCTGCTCATCTCCTCCAACGAAGTGGGTCAGCGGGCCGCGCAGCATCAGGCGGTGATTGCCGCGGCGAAGAAGGCCGGAGTCCGGCTGCTGGCCTACACGAGCATCCTGCACGCGGACAGCACGCGCATGGCGCTGGCCGGAGAGCACAAGGCCACCGAGGAGGCCATTCGCGCCTCGGGCCTGCCCTTCGTGTTCCTGCGCAATGGCTGGTACTTCGAGAACTACACCGAGAACCTAGGGCCCGCGCTGGCGCACGGCGCGCTCGTGGGCAGCGCAGGCGAGGGGCGTGTCGCGGCGGCCACCCGGGCGGACTACGCGGCGGCCGCGGCGGCGGTGCTGACCACGCCGGGGCAGGAGAACAAGGTGTACGAGCTGGCGGGTGACGTCCCGTTCACCATGGCCGAGCTCGCCGCCGAGGTGTCTCGCAAGGCGGGCAAGCCCATTGCCTACAACAACCTGCCGGCGCAGCAGTACCAGGGAGTGCTCACGGGAGCCGGCGTGCCGGGGCCGTTCGCGGAGATTCTGGCGGACTCCGACGTCGGCGCCTCTCGCGGCGAGCTGAATGACAGCTCCGGTGATTTGCGCCGCCTCATCGGCCGGCCGACGACGTCGCTCGCGGACGCGGTGGCGGTGGCGTTCAAGCGCTGAGGCTCCATCACGGCGGCTCATCGGGCGGCCCGTATCGCAGCCCGTGGCGAGCCTCCGCGCCGTGGAGTTCGAGCGCCGAGGCTCGCCAACGTATCGGGCCCCTGTCTCGCATGTTCACGTGCGGAGAGGGGGGGTCCCCACGGAGGTTCACCCGGCGCACGCCTCGAGTCAGCCGGTGTGCTTCGCGGACTGCATCCGGGCCGCCCGGGCGGAGGCCGCCGCGAGGAAGGCCTGGACGAGCGGATGGGGCTGGCCCGTGCTCGCGCTGAGCTCGGGCTGGAACAGCGTGGCGAGGAAGAAGGGGTGCTCCGCGAGCTCCACCACGCGCACGGAGCCCTCTTCGTCCTCGCCGGTGATTTTCAACGGCGCGCCGTCGAGCACGTGCCGGTAGCTCGCATTCAGCCCGTAGTTGCAGTGGTAGGACTCGGTGGACTCGGTGCGGCCGAAGGCCCGGGCCGCGTGGGAGCCCGCCGTCAGCGTCACCTTGCCCCGCGTGCCCACCAGCGAGCAGGAGAGGGCGCCGACCAGCGGCAGGGCCGCGTCCGGATTGGACTCGGCATGGTCCGCCTCGCGCAGTCCGAGCACGTGGCGCGCGAACTCGATGAGCGCGTGCTGGAAGCCGCCGCAGGTGCCGAGGAACGGGATGCCCTGCTCGCGCGCCACGCGAATCGCCGCGAGCGCGCCGTCCATGCTCTCGTAGGGGCTGCCGGGCACGCACCAGATTCCGGCGAACGGGGTGAGCGTGTCCTCGCGCACTCCGTCCAGCTGGCGCGTGCTCAACCAGGTCAGCTCGGGGGCCGACACACCGACTGCCCGGCTCGCGAGCTCCAGGGCCACGGGGATGGCACCATGCGCGCGCACGGTGGGACTGCGGTCTCCCACGAGACCGATACGGACGACGGGGTGGCTCACGGCTCCTCCTGACGGTTCGACCGCTCCGGGTACGCGACAGCAGCGCGAGCGGGATGCGCCAGGGAGTTCGCGGATACCAGCCCGGCCTTCGTGCGGCAAGGACTCAGTGCCGCGCGTCCATGAGCCTCGACCACAGCTCCTCGTCGAAGTCGGAGAGCGTCTCCGCCGTGCGGGTGCCGGCCTGCGCTCCCAGCCGCGTCACCACGAGGCGCAGCGAGCGGCTCACGTAGACCTTCTGGTCGTCCTTGCCCAGGCCCGCGAACACGTCCTGCGGCGCGCTGGGGATGAGCGGGCCGTCGATGCGGGCGCTCCCGGGCGGTATCAGCGTGAAGGCCTGGCCGTTGAGCCAGAAGAGCTGGCCATAGGCGGGGTTGAGCGCCTGCGACGGGCGGGTCGCCGTGGCCAGGTACGCCGAGGGCGCGACCTGCGTCCCGTTCCACGCTCCGTCCGCCATCATCAGCAGTCCGAAGCGGGCGAAGTCTCGTGCGCTCATCGACAGGCCCCAGAGGGGAAGTCCCTGGCTGTCGGCCTGCGCGCGCGGCGCCCACTCGCTGTGCGTCGCGCCCAACGGCTGGAACAGCCAGGCCCGCGAGAGCGCGTCGATGCCCAGGCCGCTGCGCTTCTCGAGCACGAGCTGGAGCCGATGGTAGGCGTCGTTGTTGTACAGCCATGTCGTCCCGGGCGCCGCCTGCGCTTCGAGCGTCAGGCCCAGGCCGCTCGTCATGGTCAGCAGGTGCCTCACGGTGATGCGGGCTTCGGCCTCCGCGTCCGCGTTCGACCAGCCGGCGCCGAGCACGCCGGAGACGGTTTCGTCGAGCGTGAGGAGCTGCTTCTCCACCGCGATGCCGACCAGCACCGAGACGATGCTCTTCTGCGCGGAGGCGATGTCGCGCATGAAGTTCGGGCCCACCGCCCAGTAGCGCTCCGCGAGGATTCGACCGTCCTGCAGGATGACGAGCGAGCGGGTGTTGCGAGAGCCCGCGAAGTCGAGCGCCGCGTTCAGCTTCGCCACGTCCCAGCCCGCGCTGGCCGGGTCCACCGTCGGCCAGCTCGCGTCGTCCCCGGGGAAGATGAGCACCTGCGTCGCGCCCGCGTCCGTGCCGGCATCCACTCCGGCATCCAGGGAGGCATTCACGCCGGCGTCCGCGGGGACCTCCTCGCCGGCATCCGGAGTCGCGTCCGGGGCTTCGTCCGGTGTGGCGGCTGCGCACGCACACGCGACGCAGACGAGGGCCAGGAGCAGGGCACGCAGGAGCATTCGAGCAGGAACCCATTCCGGCGGGGAAAGTTGCGGCCGGTGTTCGGCCCCGAGGTCAGTCATGGGGAGGGGGTTGGCATGAGGGGGGCCGGGACGGGGTCTGGGGCGTACTGTTCGGAAATGTCGGGGGTTTTGTGGCGCGGCGGTCTCAACCGGTGAACGCACCAGTCGGGATGCACGGCATAGCGGCGTGCATCCGGGGAGGTGTCCGGTGCAGAGGCGAGGCAAGCTCGGCAGGATGAGTGCAGAGGACTGGCTGGCGGTGCGGCGCTCGGTAGCGGCCGGGCAGACGCTGGAGGCGGCAGCGCGGGCGGCTGGGGTGAGTGAGCGCACGCTGCAGCGGCTGCGCCCTGGGGCGGGCAGCATGATGCAGAGGGCCCACGTGCGTTCCGCTTTGCGGCTGTCGGTGCAGGAGCGCGAGGAAATCTCGCGGGGGCTGCGGGCGGGCGACTCGCTGCGTGCCATCGCGAGGCGCCTGGGCCGGGCGGCCTCCACGCTCAGCCGTGAAGTGGCCCGTACCGGTGGGCGCAAGCGCTACCGGGCGTGGCGCGGCGAGCGGGGCGCAACGCACCGGGCACGGCGTCCCAAGCACACGAAGCTGCAGGAGTACCCACGGCTGCGCCAGGAGGTGGAGCGGCGGCTGGAGGAGTGCTGGAGTCCTCAGCAGGTTGCCGCCAGTCTCAAGCGAGACTTCCCGCACTGCCCCGAGCTGCACGTGTCCCACGAAACCCTTTACCGCAGCCTCTACGTCCAGACGCGCGGCGCCCTGCGCAAGGAGCTCACCGCGTGTCTGCGCACGGGCCGCACCCAGCGCCGGCCCCAGGGGCGCACGGACCTACGCGGCCAGTTGCCGGACAAGCTGATGCTGAGCGCGCGTCCACCCGAAGTCGAAGACAGGGCCGTGCCAGGCCATTGGGAGGGTGACCTCATCCTCGGTAAGCAAGGCAAGTCCGCGGTGGGCACGCTGGTGGAGCGCCACAGCCGCTACGTCATGCTGCTGCACCTGCCCGAGGGCCGCACCGCGGGCCACGTGCGCCAGGCCCTCACCCACA contains these protein-coding regions:
- a CDS encoding SDR family oxidoreductase, yielding MILVTAATGKLGRLVVEELLKKVPASQVAVAVRNPAKAGDFAARGVQVRQADYSRPETLGPALAGVEKVLLISSNEVGQRAAQHQAVIAAAKKAGVRLLAYTSILHADSTRMALAGEHKATEEAIRASGLPFVFLRNGWYFENYTENLGPALAHGALVGSAGEGRVAAATRADYAAAAAAVLTTPGQENKVYELAGDVPFTMAELAAEVSRKAGKPIAYNNLPAQQYQGVLTGAGVPGPFAEILADSDVGASRGELNDSSGDLRRLIGRPTTSLADAVAVAFKR
- a CDS encoding class I SAM-dependent methyltransferase translates to MSDAVLGFYEGLAEEYHLLFANWAQSVERQGAALDALLRRCGAPPPRRVLDCACGIGTQALGLAARGYNVHATDLSPAAVARAEREARAMNVTLTTGVADMRTLDTQVAGLFPVVLAFDNAVPHLLTDEDLDAAARAMAAKLTPGGLLALSIRDYDTLVAQQPRFTSERVLDAPEGRRILFQLWDWSADGRMYTVHQFILRPEGSGWQTTEHTGVYRALHRVELERALTRAGLMDTRWYLPEETGFYQPILTARRP
- a CDS encoding winged helix-turn-helix transcriptional regulator, translating into MATTKGPRHLSRMMTKLAEQHGDVHAADCPSRGVLEHVTSRWGVLVLVALVDGTHRFSELRRKVSGVSEKMLAQTLHALEEDGFVLREVHPVIPPHVDYTLTPLGEEVAGHVEALTDWIEESLPRILEARARQAKTPRKNASEPRARRVTASGR
- a CDS encoding serine hydrolase domain-containing protein; translation: MLLRALLLALVCVACACAAATPDEAPDATPDAGEEVPADAGVNASLDAGVDAGTDAGATQVLIFPGDDASWPTVDPASAGWDVAKLNAALDFAGSRNTRSLVILQDGRILAERYWAVGPNFMRDIASAQKSIVSVLVGIAVEKQLLTLDETVSGVLGAGWSNADAEAEARITVRHLLTMTSGLGLTLEAQAAPGTTWLYNNDAYHRLQLVLEKRSGLGIDALSRAWLFQPLGATHSEWAPRAQADSQGLPLWGLSMSARDFARFGLLMMADGAWNGTQVAPSAYLATATRPSQALNPAYGQLFWLNGQAFTLIPPGSARIDGPLIPSAPQDVFAGLGKDDQKVYVSRSLRLVVTRLGAQAGTRTAETLSDFDEELWSRLMDARH
- a CDS encoding glutamine amidotransferase-related protein codes for the protein MSHPVVRIGLVGDRSPTVRAHGAIPVALELASRAVGVSAPELTWLSTRQLDGVREDTLTPFAGIWCVPGSPYESMDGALAAIRVAREQGIPFLGTCGGFQHALIEFARHVLGLREADHAESNPDAALPLVGALSCSLVGTRGKVTLTAGSHAARAFGRTESTESYHCNYGLNASYRHVLDGAPLKITGEDEEGSVRVVELAEHPFFLATLFQPELSASTGQPHPLVQAFLAAASARAARMQSAKHTG
- a CDS encoding IS30 family transposase — translated: MSAEDWLAVRRSVAAGQTLEAAARAAGVSERTLQRLRPGAGSMMQRAHVRSALRLSVQEREEISRGLRAGDSLRAIARRLGRAASTLSREVARTGGRKRYRAWRGERGATHRARRPKHTKLQEYPRLRQEVERRLEECWSPQQVAASLKRDFPHCPELHVSHETLYRSLYVQTRGALRKELTACLRTGRTQRRPQGRTDLRGQLPDKLMLSARPPEVEDRAVPGHWEGDLILGKQGKSAVGTLVERHSRYVMLLHLPEGRTAGHVRQALTHKIGQLPDALRRSLTWDQGKEMSEHVRFTLDTAVQVYFCDPHSPWQRGSNENTNGLLRQYMPKGMDLSHLCAQQLDAIAAQLNSRPRQTLDWHTPAEVFARAVAMTG